In the Geobacter sp. FeAm09 genome, one interval contains:
- a CDS encoding ScpA family protein, whose protein sequence is MNPTREENPTLLDGFRDGYSVHLDKFDGPLDLLLHLIRKNEVDICDIPIADITRQYLDYIKLMKVLNLDVAGDFLLMASTLLHIKSRMLLPPDEEEEGEEEEGDPRAELVRRLLEYQQYKEAGMVIGARALLGREVFARACPEPALAAARAEEGPLEVSLFELVDAFRALLARIPAESFHDVAPGDSLSIADCINEILSLLQDRDTLQFDELVKDELTRERVIVTFLALLELCRLKLIRIFQSGEYGAIWFVPAVVPGPEGEGEEAVQSTA, encoded by the coding sequence ATGAATCCGACCCGGGAGGAAAACCCCACGCTGCTCGACGGCTTCCGCGATGGCTACAGCGTTCATCTCGACAAGTTCGACGGGCCGCTGGACCTGTTGCTGCACCTGATCCGCAAGAATGAGGTGGATATCTGCGACATTCCCATTGCGGACATCACCCGCCAGTACCTGGACTACATCAAATTGATGAAGGTGCTCAACCTGGATGTGGCCGGCGATTTTCTGCTGATGGCCTCCACGCTGTTGCATATCAAGTCCCGCATGCTGCTGCCGCCGGATGAAGAGGAGGAGGGCGAGGAAGAAGAGGGGGACCCCCGGGCCGAACTGGTGCGGCGATTGCTGGAGTACCAGCAGTACAAGGAGGCCGGCATGGTCATTGGGGCCCGGGCGCTTCTGGGGCGTGAGGTGTTCGCCCGCGCCTGCCCGGAACCGGCGCTGGCCGCGGCCCGGGCCGAAGAAGGGCCGCTGGAGGTGTCGCTGTTTGAGCTCGTGGACGCTTTCCGGGCCCTTCTGGCGCGCATTCCGGCGGAGAGTTTCCATGATGTCGCCCCGGGCGATTCCCTGAGTATTGCCGACTGCATCAATGAAATACTTTCCCTGCTCCAAGATCGTGATACACTTCAATTCGATGAACTCGTCAAGGACGAGTTGACCCGGGAACGGGTCATCGTCACCTTTCTGGCCCTTCTGGAATTGTGCCGCCTCAAACTGATCCGCATCTTCCAGAGTGGGGAGTACGGCGCCATCTGGTTCGTTCCCGCCGTTGTTCCGGGACCGGAGGGCGAGGGGGAAGAAGCTGTTCAATCCACTGCATAA